In one window of Candidatus Methylomirabilota bacterium DNA:
- a CDS encoding tetratricopeptide repeat protein, whose protein sequence is MQDETVPKTLEAYRKAVDLDPENVQARYQLALQYLRARRVKEAIAEMQRVIILDPKHLEAQFQLSLWYYRRCMFHAAIEAAKKVLALDPANPWAYYRMARSYFHLGKLDLAIQSFGKVLEADPSHIIVHYHLGIIYERKRQWHDAIREFSLVVSENPEDASSHFHLGLAYKRLGMSDLSIGEFMAALNLDGEDSASLEQLHTLQG, encoded by the coding sequence ATGCAAGACGAGACAGTCCCGAAAACCCTTGAGGCGTATCGTAAGGCCGTTGATCTCGACCCTGAGAATGTCCAGGCGCGGTATCAGCTTGCGCTGCAGTATCTCCGGGCGAGGCGGGTGAAAGAGGCGATTGCCGAGATGCAACGGGTGATCATCCTGGATCCCAAGCATCTCGAGGCTCAGTTCCAACTCAGCCTCTGGTATTACAGGCGGTGTATGTTTCACGCCGCCATCGAAGCCGCCAAGAAGGTCTTGGCGCTGGATCCGGCCAACCCGTGGGCCTACTACCGGATGGCCAGATCCTATTTCCATCTGGGTAAGTTGGACTTGGCCATACAGAGTTTCGGCAAGGTGTTGGAAGCGGACCCCTCGCATATCATTGTACATTACCATCTTGGCATCATCTATGAACGAAAACGGCAGTGGCATGACGCAATCCGAGAATTTTCACTGGTGGTGTCCGAGAATCCTGAGGATGCCTCCTCCCACTTCCACCTGGGACTTGCCTACAAGCGGCTGGGAATGAGCGACCTGTCCATCGGCGAGTTCATGGCGGCCCTGAACCTCGACGGCGAAGACAGCGCATCGCTCGAACAGTTGCACACCCTCCAAGGGTAA
- a CDS encoding Smr/MutS family protein, whose product MSAAPEEPFEEPVKLPVEDVLDLHTFAPKEIASVVEEYLWQCHQAGMSQVRLIHGKGTGTQRAIVRRLLMNHPDVLSFADAPTEAGGWGATVVRLK is encoded by the coding sequence GTGAGCGCTGCGCCGGAGGAGCCGTTCGAAGAGCCGGTGAAACTTCCCGTCGAGGATGTCCTCGATCTGCACACTTTTGCGCCGAAGGAGATCGCTTCGGTCGTCGAGGAGTATCTGTGGCAGTGCCATCAGGCCGGAATGTCGCAAGTGCGGCTGATTCACGGGAAGGGCACAGGCACGCAGCGGGCGATTGTCCGTCGGCTCCTGATGAACCATCCCGATGTTCTATCCTTTGCCGATGCCCCAACCGAGGCCGGGGGATGGGGAGCGACTGTGGTCCGCCTCAAGTAG
- a CDS encoding type 1 glutamine amidotransferase — protein MKPLLVFQHIGCETPGIFLDLLQAQQRPVETVRLYDGDRVPDDLLPFSGLLVMGGPMSVNDEADYPWLRTEDRLLKEAMELDFPTLGICLGSQLIAKAAGGTIRRGPRKEIGWYPVHLTMAARHDRLFGGFPESIEVFEWHGEYFDTPPGAVNLARSTLYECQAFSIGRHVYGLLFHLEVTASMVSEWVRTFTQELDGVKDYIRPGAILEQLPARIDELNRWARILFARFYENLR, from the coding sequence ATGAAACCACTCTTGGTCTTCCAGCACATCGGGTGTGAGACTCCTGGCATCTTCCTTGACCTACTGCAGGCGCAGCAACGTCCCGTGGAGACGGTGAGGCTGTACGACGGCGACCGGGTGCCGGACGACCTGTTGCCGTTTTCCGGGCTCCTGGTCATGGGCGGGCCAATGAGTGTGAACGACGAAGCGGATTACCCGTGGTTAAGGACAGAGGATCGGCTCCTGAAAGAGGCGATGGAACTCGATTTCCCCACATTGGGTATCTGCCTCGGGTCACAACTCATTGCCAAAGCGGCCGGCGGAACGATCCGCCGGGGGCCGCGCAAGGAGATCGGCTGGTACCCGGTTCACCTCACTATGGCGGCGCGGCATGATCGGCTATTCGGCGGGTTTCCAGAGTCGATTGAGGTGTTCGAGTGGCATGGCGAGTATTTCGACACACCGCCCGGGGCAGTCAACCTTGCCAGATCAACGCTCTATGAGTGCCAGGCCTTCTCGATCGGCCGCCACGTCTATGGCCTGCTATTTCACCTCGAGGTCACTGCATCGATGGTCTCTGAGTGGGTGAGGACTTTCACGCAGGAGCTCGATGGAGTCAAGGACTATATCCGGCCTGGTGCGATCCTTGAGCAGCTTCCAGCCAGGATCGACGAGCTCAATCGGTGGGCCCGGATCCTCTTCGCACGCTTCTACGAAAACCTGCGCTAG
- a CDS encoding type II toxin-antitoxin system VapC family toxin has protein sequence MILVDTSVWVDHLARGRAQLVELLHEGHVVCHPFVIGELACGHLRNRREILGLLAALPQARVTEHDELLRFVDQHQLSGRGLGWVDVHLLGGAFLSSCRLWTQDKALHEAARALRIAADQYREH, from the coding sequence ATGATCCTCGTCGACACCTCCGTGTGGGTTGACCATCTGGCCCGAGGCCGGGCGCAGCTCGTTGAATTGCTCCACGAGGGGCATGTGGTGTGCCACCCCTTCGTGATCGGCGAGCTCGCATGTGGGCATTTACGAAACCGGCGGGAGATCCTCGGCCTGTTGGCGGCCCTGCCACAAGCGCGGGTGACAGAGCACGACGAGCTTCTCCGTTTCGTGGATCAGCACCAGCTCTCCGGCCGTGGTTTGGGCTGGGTAGATGTCCACCTGCTCGGCGGTGCTTTCCTTTCGTCCTGTCGCCTGTGGACGCAGGATAAGGCCCTCCACGAAGCGGCACGTGCGCTTCGTATCGCTGCTGATCAGTATCGTGAGCACTAA
- a CDS encoding type II toxin-antitoxin system VapB family antitoxin, whose product MRTTLNIDDSLLKRAEQLTGISEKTALIRRGLEALIALESARRLAKLGGTESSLRSVRRRRSAA is encoded by the coding sequence ATGAGAACCACACTCAATATCGATGACTCACTCCTGAAGAGGGCTGAGCAGTTGACCGGGATCAGCGAGAAGACCGCCTTGATCCGGCGTGGGCTAGAGGCCCTGATTGCGCTGGAGAGTGCTCGTCGTCTGGCCAAGCTGGGCGGGACCGAGAGCTCGCTTCGCTCGGTCCGCCGTCGCCGCTCAGCGGCCTGA
- a CDS encoding HNH endonuclease: protein MRPAINGTSEFDHALFDWLDSRSTKLQLALEENTTHSDDISRIREFFDDHSLRKQVAADLDGLQEEESGIAGPRKARLVSYFERKLKLRVAAIKIYGTTCKACDFNFEAAYGAHGKNYIEVHHVVPISTLPEPSTINPKDDLTVLCSNCHRMVHRRRDAPLSIEELTGMVSENSSRNERHA from the coding sequence TTGCGCCCGGCAATTAACGGAACCTCGGAGTTTGACCACGCTCTGTTCGACTGGCTCGATTCGAGGTCAACCAAACTACAACTTGCACTTGAGGAGAATACAACTCACTCGGACGACATCTCCAGAATCCGCGAGTTCTTCGACGACCATTCCCTTCGGAAGCAGGTTGCTGCTGATTTGGATGGATTGCAGGAAGAGGAAAGCGGTATAGCAGGCCCGAGAAAAGCACGCCTCGTTTCATATTTCGAGCGCAAGCTTAAACTTCGCGTGGCTGCAATTAAAATCTACGGAACAACATGCAAAGCCTGTGATTTCAATTTTGAGGCTGCATACGGAGCGCACGGGAAGAACTATATTGAAGTTCATCACGTCGTTCCAATCTCCACCCTTCCTGAGCCATCTACCATCAATCCCAAAGACGACTTGACCGTGCTCTGCTCCAATTGCCATCGAATGGTCCATCGAAGGCGCGATGCTCCTCTATCAATTGAAGAACTCACCGGGATGGTCTCCGAGAATTCCAGCCGTAATGAGCGCCATGCCTAA
- the thiI gene encoding tRNA 4-thiouridine(8) synthase ThiI, producing the protein MKTKSNAMAQPPVRGVLIHYHEIALKGKNRSFFLKQLEANLLAATRDLDCGPLRRPAGRLFLELREESSWEVLRQRLSRVFGIANFAPAFTMAPNLELLAQRIEEEVCNRSFRSFRVAARRAFKTFPQTSQEINEMIGARVQRIHGADVDLTNPDLTIYIELLPAEAFVYFEKLLGPGGLPVGTGGTLACLLSGGIDSPVAAHRMMKRGCRIVFVHFHSQPFADRTSQEKAIELVRLLTRYQFTSRLYLVPFGEIQQEVVARVTGRLRVLVYRRLMLRIAEQIAQKEGAQALVTGESLGQVSSQTVENIATIEQASTLPILRPLIGMDKDEITQQAQQIGSYDVSVIPDQDCCSMFTPRQAATHTTHHEIEFAERPLDLDRLTAKARAAAHSVELSFPV; encoded by the coding sequence ATGAAAACTAAAAGCAACGCGATGGCACAACCGCCGGTGAGGGGCGTCCTCATCCATTACCACGAGATTGCACTCAAAGGGAAAAACCGGAGCTTCTTTCTGAAGCAGCTTGAGGCTAATCTCCTGGCGGCCACGCGTGATCTCGACTGTGGCCCGCTCCGGCGACCCGCCGGTCGGCTATTCCTGGAGTTGCGGGAGGAGAGTTCGTGGGAGGTCTTGCGGCAGCGGTTGAGCCGAGTCTTCGGAATTGCGAATTTCGCCCCCGCCTTCACGATGGCGCCCAACCTGGAGTTGCTCGCACAACGGATCGAAGAGGAGGTCTGCAACCGCTCATTTCGCAGCTTTCGCGTGGCGGCCCGTCGTGCCTTCAAGACCTTTCCGCAGACCTCCCAGGAGATCAACGAGATGATCGGGGCCAGAGTGCAGCGTATCCATGGCGCCGACGTCGATCTCACCAATCCGGACCTGACCATCTACATCGAGTTGCTCCCCGCAGAGGCTTTTGTCTACTTCGAGAAGCTCTTGGGCCCCGGAGGCCTGCCGGTGGGGACCGGCGGGACCCTTGCGTGTCTGCTGTCAGGCGGGATCGACTCCCCGGTTGCGGCTCATCGGATGATGAAGCGGGGCTGCCGTATCGTCTTTGTCCACTTCCATAGCCAGCCGTTCGCCGACCGAACCTCACAGGAAAAAGCAATCGAGCTGGTACGCCTTCTCACCCGGTACCAGTTTACCTCTCGCCTCTACCTGGTACCCTTCGGCGAAATCCAGCAGGAGGTCGTTGCTCGCGTCACGGGACGCTTGAGGGTCCTTGTGTATCGACGGCTGATGTTGCGAATCGCCGAACAGATCGCTCAAAAGGAAGGCGCCCAAGCCCTGGTGACCGGTGAGAGTCTCGGTCAGGTGTCGTCACAAACCGTTGAAAACATCGCGACCATTGAACAGGCATCCACCCTGCCGATTCTGCGGCCATTGATCGGCATGGATAAGGACGAGATCACGCAGCAGGCGCAGCAGATCGGCAGCTACGATGTCTCGGTCATCCCCGACCAGGACTGCTGCTCGATGTTCACGCCCAGGCAGGCGGCGACACATACGACTCACCACGAGATCGAATTCGCTGAGCGCCCTCTTGACCTGGACCGACTCACAGCGAAGGCGCGCGCTGCTGCGCACTCCGTCGAGCTGTCGTTTCCCGTCTGA
- a CDS encoding cytochrome c produces the protein MRKATIQVTLLTVLVVGSAGAWTAASANTDPKAPEKYTTFCVPCHGPAGKGDGLAAASLNPKPRNFTDGKYMNTRTDAQVINVIKNGSAAEKLSPLMTGYGSMLNEKEIKEIVAFIRSVAVPKYQPKK, from the coding sequence GTGAGAAAAGCGACCATTCAAGTGACCCTGCTGACCGTTTTGGTCGTGGGCTCTGCAGGAGCCTGGACAGCCGCGTCGGCCAATACCGATCCCAAGGCTCCGGAGAAGTATACGACCTTTTGTGTTCCGTGTCATGGTCCAGCAGGTAAGGGGGACGGGTTGGCAGCCGCTTCTTTAAATCCCAAGCCGCGGAACTTTACGGACGGCAAGTACATGAATACCAGAACCGACGCGCAAGTGATCAATGTCATCAAGAATGGTAGCGCGGCCGAGAAGTTGAGTCCGCTGATGACCGGGTACGGCAGTATGCTGAACGAGAAGGAGATCAAGGAGATCGTCGCCTTTATCCGCTCAGTGGCTGTCCCGAAGTACCAGCCGAAGAAGTAA
- a CDS encoding cytochrome c — protein MGRKATIQVTLLTALVVGSAGAWTAASAAAELKAPEKFTILCAPCHGPAGRGDGPAAAALNPKPRNFTDGELMNAKADAQLIKAIKEGGAAVGLSSFMPTWAGQLSDEEVMEIVTFIRSLAIPEYQLKKY, from the coding sequence ATGGGGAGAAAAGCGACTATTCAAGTGACCCTGCTGACCGCTTTGGTCGTGGGCTCTGCAGGGGCCTGGACAGCCGCGTCGGCCGCCGCCGAGCTCAAGGCTCCGGAGAAGTTTACGATCCTCTGTGCTCCGTGTCATGGTCCAGCGGGTCGAGGGGACGGGCCGGCAGCCGCTGCTCTGAATCCCAAGCCGCGAAACTTTACGGACGGCGAGTTAATGAATGCCAAGGCTGACGCGCAGTTGATCAAGGCCATCAAAGAAGGCGGCGCGGCGGTCGGCCTGAGCTCGTTCATGCCAACGTGGGCGGGTCAGCTTTCTGACGAGGAGGTCATGGAGATCGTCACCTTTATCCGCTCACTAGCCATCCCGGAGTACCAGCTAAAGAAGTACTAG
- the recO gene encoding DNA repair protein RecO, with the protein MPLQTTEAIVVGGHNLGEADRIIPFFTRRLGKIRAVAKGARRVRSRYGGTLELFTLGQLVFFEWPNRTLHKINEFSVIEPFAGLKNDLGRLSRGAYLVELAGASVEEGESNEEIFLLLLDALTLLVLHDEPRLLRSFEIRLLRIVGYLLELYRCLVCRSVLEHGTQLAISPIRGGLVCSRCLSRAPDHLPISSESVEFLRSVLHGGLEQSLASPLADPHITNLQEILRVCITHFFGKRLRSVAFLNLIE; encoded by the coding sequence ATGCCGCTACAGACAACCGAAGCGATTGTGGTCGGCGGACACAATCTTGGCGAGGCAGACCGGATTATTCCGTTTTTTACGCGACGGCTGGGAAAGATTCGGGCGGTGGCGAAAGGCGCAAGGCGGGTTCGCAGCCGATATGGCGGAACCCTCGAGCTGTTCACGCTCGGCCAGCTCGTCTTCTTCGAATGGCCCAACCGGACTCTCCACAAGATCAACGAGTTCTCCGTTATTGAGCCGTTTGCCGGGCTCAAAAACGATCTGGGGAGGCTAAGCCGGGGGGCCTACCTTGTGGAGTTGGCGGGCGCGTCCGTCGAGGAGGGGGAGTCAAACGAGGAGATCTTTCTCTTGCTTTTAGATGCCCTTACGCTACTCGTCTTACATGATGAACCGCGCCTTCTCAGATCATTTGAGATCCGCCTCCTCAGAATTGTCGGATATCTCCTGGAGCTCTATCGCTGCCTGGTGTGCCGGTCTGTGCTGGAGCACGGTACTCAACTCGCTATCAGCCCGATCCGAGGTGGGCTGGTCTGCTCCAGGTGCCTCTCACGGGCGCCGGACCATTTACCCATCTCTTCGGAATCAGTAGAATTCCTGCGCTCGGTTCTGCATGGCGGACTCGAACAGTCACTCGCTTCGCCTCTGGCCGATCCCCACATTACCAACCTTCAAGAGATCTTGCGAGTGTGCATTACCCACTTCTTCGGCAAACGACTTCGGTCTGTTGCCTTCCTCAACCTCATTGAATAG
- the era gene encoding GTPase Era — MSRITRCDVNSYKSGFVAIIGRPNVGKSTLMNRLLGQKVSIVSPRPQTTRTKVMGIKSLPGAQLIFLDTPGIDKSGGYFHRLMVKTATNSLEGADLILWIVEAPDSLSQGDKLILEILKRVTSPILLAVNKVDLVGKESLLPTIDRFRTLLPFAEIVPISATKGDNVGLLESLLVQHLPEGPPLYPLDQLTDQPERFVIAELIRERVFRSVYQEVPYAVAVLVEKVRVREGRALTDVEATIYVEKDSQKAIIIGRGGTMLKKIGESARPEIEKLLGTQVFLKLWVKVRSDWQKDDESLKRLGYLQP; from the coding sequence ATGTCGCGAATCACCAGGTGTGATGTGAACAGCTATAAATCCGGCTTCGTGGCAATCATTGGACGCCCCAACGTGGGCAAATCGACCCTCATGAACCGCCTGTTGGGACAGAAGGTATCGATCGTCTCTCCCAGGCCGCAGACGACGAGGACCAAAGTCATGGGGATCAAGAGCCTGCCTGGAGCGCAATTAATCTTCCTGGATACGCCCGGGATTGATAAATCCGGCGGCTATTTCCACCGGCTGATGGTCAAAACGGCTACGAACAGCCTGGAGGGGGCAGACCTGATCCTCTGGATCGTGGAGGCCCCCGATTCGCTCTCCCAGGGCGACAAGCTGATCCTGGAGATTCTGAAGCGCGTCACGTCTCCGATCCTGCTCGCCGTCAACAAGGTCGATCTCGTTGGGAAAGAAAGTCTGTTGCCCACGATCGATCGCTTCCGAACACTGCTGCCGTTTGCCGAGATCGTTCCGATCTCCGCCACTAAAGGCGACAACGTTGGGCTCCTCGAGTCGCTGCTGGTCCAACACCTCCCGGAGGGGCCGCCGCTGTATCCCCTTGATCAGTTGACCGACCAACCTGAGCGGTTTGTCATTGCCGAGCTGATCCGCGAGCGGGTCTTCCGCTCGGTCTATCAGGAGGTGCCGTATGCGGTGGCCGTGTTGGTAGAAAAGGTCAGAGTGCGGGAAGGGCGGGCACTCACCGACGTTGAGGCGACCATTTATGTCGAGAAGGACTCGCAGAAAGCGATTATTATTGGGCGCGGGGGGACCATGCTGAAAAAAATCGGGGAATCGGCCAGGCCGGAGATTGAGAAGCTGCTCGGCACCCAGGTCTTCCTGAAGCTGTGGGTCAAGGTGCGCAGCGACTGGCAGAAGGATGATGAGTCGCTAAAACGGCTCGGTTACCTGCAACCGTAA
- a CDS encoding diacylglycerol kinase family protein — protein sequence MSVVWSLYPFRCALKGIEDAISTQRHLRIHIIVTGLVALFGLLLGLPYIDLVLLLMAIALVVITELLNTAVELTVDLVSPDLHPIARRAKDIAAGAVLIAALVSAVVGIIILAPPLFDAFIASPLSAKSAMLAATAIGLGGTIVTALLPRRPGRNPSSEPGPGKDDHRFDVANHQV from the coding sequence ATAAGCGTTGTGTGGTCGTTATATCCGTTTCGCTGTGCGCTAAAGGGAATCGAAGATGCGATCTCAACGCAACGCCACCTGCGCATCCACATCATCGTGACCGGCCTCGTCGCGCTATTCGGGCTGCTGCTGGGGTTGCCGTATATCGATCTCGTACTGCTGCTCATGGCCATTGCGTTGGTCGTCATCACTGAGCTTCTGAATACTGCGGTGGAGTTGACCGTGGACCTTGTATCGCCCGATCTTCACCCGATCGCCAGACGGGCAAAGGATATCGCTGCCGGCGCAGTCCTGATTGCTGCGTTGGTCTCGGCTGTTGTCGGTATCATCATTCTTGCGCCTCCTCTGTTCGACGCCTTCATCGCAAGTCCGCTTTCAGCGAAGTCGGCCATGCTGGCGGCGACCGCCATCGGACTGGGAGGAACCATTGTCACTGCGCTCTTGCCGCGCCGGCCCGGACGGAACCCTTCCAGTGAACCAGGTCCAGGCAAAGATGATCATCGGTTCGATGTCGCGAATCACCAGGTGTGA
- the ybeY gene encoding rRNA maturation RNase YbeY has translation MAIQVTNRQRKIKLDTRFLKKVGDTILMKAGANEAECGLLLVGDRAMTRLNRQYRGKAHSTDVLSFPMREGPFAALSPHLLGDVVISAETADRQAGAAGHTLQEELVALLIHGLLHLLGYDHQTPVEARRMKRLERRFGLPFVEAEGR, from the coding sequence ATGGCGATACAGGTCACAAACCGGCAAAGGAAGATCAAGCTCGACACGAGATTTCTAAAAAAGGTCGGGGATACCATCCTCATGAAAGCAGGGGCTAACGAGGCCGAGTGCGGGCTGTTGCTGGTGGGCGACCGGGCTATGACCCGCCTGAACCGGCAGTATCGAGGGAAGGCTCACAGTACGGACGTCCTGTCATTTCCGATGCGCGAGGGGCCATTTGCGGCGCTTTCGCCGCATCTACTGGGGGATGTGGTGATCTCGGCCGAAACAGCCGATCGACAGGCCGGAGCGGCGGGTCACACTCTTCAAGAGGAGTTGGTCGCGCTCCTGATCCATGGTCTCCTCCACCTCCTCGGCTACGACCATCAGACGCCGGTAGAGGCGAGGCGAATGAAACGCCTCGAGAGACGGTTCGGCCTCCCGTTCGTCGAAGCAGAAGGCAGATAA